From Methanospirillum lacunae:
GTCATGCTTGATGAGGTTATTGTCCCGGTTGGGATGAATGCCGGGTTTACCTGTGTTGGAATTGTGGTGAACAGCCAGGAGTTTACCAAAACCGCAAACATCTGGGGAGTATCAAACATGGAGATCGGCACCAATACCAACCGGATAGTGCTCTTTCAAAAAGAGGGATAAACCGGATTAGTGGTTTACCATCAGATAATCAAAGGCAGACAGAGCTGCTTTTGCCCCTTCACCGGCTGCAATGATAATCTGCTTGCCAAGAACAGCAGTAACATCACCAGCTGCAAAAATACCAGGAGCATTAGTCCGACAGTTGATATCGATGACAATCTCTTTTAGATAATTGAGGTTCACGAGTCCTTCCAGGAAACTGGTGTTTGGAATCCAGCCAATCTCAGTGAAAAGACCATCGACTTTCAGCTCTTCGCTCTTCCCGGAGGATCGCTCGTTGATTACAATACCACTGAGCCGATCAGTTCCTTTGAATTCAGTCACCTCTGAACCGAGATGTATGATAATATTTGAACGGTTTTTGATCTTCTCCTCGTAAACCGCATCAGCTCGTATCTTGCTTCTGACAATTAGGTGCACAGTTGTGGCAATATTACTCATCTCAATGGCAGTCTGCAGCGCCGAGTTCCCGCCACCAACAATAGCGACGACCCGTTCCTTGAAGAGCGGACCATCACATGTGGCACATACTGATATTCCCCTGCCGGTAAACTCCTCCTCGCGCTCAAGCCCAAGACGTTTGGGTCTTTTGCCCTGGGCAAGGATGACGCTTTTCCCTTTGAACTGTTTTTCTGATGCGGTCTTAACCAGGTATCCACCGGTTGTAGGAAGAAGTGATGAAATCTGATCGAGCTCGATCTTGATATCGGTCTGCCTTACCTGTTCCTCAAACTTTGACATCAGTTCATCGCCGGTGATCATCCGATAGCCCATGTAATTTTCAATATTCCAGCTTTCAAGAGCCTGACCGCCGATATCTTCAGAAATAACAATGGTTTTCAGATTCTTACGAGCACAGTACAGTGCCGCAGTCATTCCTGCCGGTCCTGCACCAGCGATGATAATATCGTAGACTGAAGATTCATCACTGCTGCCAAACAATTCAGAGAGCCGGTTTGAATCAAAACCAACAATCACCTCATCATCAACAGTGATGACCGGCACCCCGTACTGGCCGGACTTTTCAACCATCTCTTTTGCTGCCGTGCGATCGACACCAACATCAATACTTCGGTATTCAACCCCGTATCGATCCAGAAAGGCCTTGGCGAGTCGACAATAAGGACAGTTCTGCGTTGAATAGACGGTCACCTGTGGCATACAGGTGGATATGCAGTGGAAAGATATGAAGGTGCGGGAAAAAGGGAGTGACAGTTATGATCGTCGCGCAAACAGTACCAGTGCAAGAAGGCCTGCAACAACAGGAGCACCAACCATGGGTGCTGCCTTTGTTGGTTCTGTTTTCGGGAGATCAGGAGTATTGGTCTGCTGGGAAGGAGTGACCGATGCATCAATACTTCCGGATACACCGGGTGCAAAGGTCAAATCCAGACGTTGGGATTCACCGGCGTAGAGTTTGACCTTCTGCGCTGCCTCCATTCCCTGAGCGCTGAAGATAATATACTGACCGATCTGCTTTTCTTCCCCATTTACTACAAGACGCTTGTCAAAGGTGTCTGAACCTCCATATACACCAGCATCGACAACTGTGATGTTCCCTACTTCAGTCCCGTTAATTTTGGCTGAAATGACAGTTCCTGCAGGTATAGGAGCACCATTGATCGTGGCGTTGCCATAGAACTCATACGGCAGTGGTGGAATTGCAGACACACTACTGACAATGAAGAACAGTGATACTAGAATTATTCCGGCTTTCAGATACATGATATCAGCGTCCGAGTCTTTGCCAATTGGCAAGTCTCTCAGTACAATGGCACCCAGAAATAAATGGATTTGTCCCCTTCAGGGGGTAAGTTGTCCAGGTGCAGAGAGATAGATCCAATATCCTGCTCCCGGAACCAGCGGAGTCTTATCTGAATTTTGGCCTGAACCGCCTTTGATAATGGACTGCTGATACTGCTGATGTGCAGAATCAAACCCAACTACATAAGTCCAGTCAGACAAACATGCAAGAATATCAGACGCTGGTTTTTGGGCCATTCCGGGTGGTCCAAAAATATTCCATCCTGATCCAAGAGACCGGGGCGATGTTGCTGGTCCCTGAACCCTGAGTGGAATGGTCAGTGCCTGTTCAGTGAAGATCCAGTACGCATTCATTGGAGAGAGAGCATCCTTCGGGCCGACGATGCTCCATCCCTTCTGGGCATCATAGGTAAAGACTGAGTGTCCGGCACTTGGAACATTTCTAAACACCTCTGCAGTATCTGTCCCTGGCTGCATGACCATCGGAATGCCAACAAAGTTCCAACCCGGTGTAAGTTGCAGGTTCAGAATCTGATCGCCACTGCTGCCCCCCACAGTTATCTGCCCGGGAATCGTCTGAGGAATGATTGCATTCCCGGCATCATCATCGAGTTGTTTAACCTCGATAACAATTTGGGTGCTTCCCGGTGATACCCCATTAAGGTTCAGGGTCGCGAGAAGGACATTTGTAGCTCCCGGAACAACGGCATCATTCATGTCCAGAGCCCTGATGGTATAGGCAGCCCCTTCACCATGTGAAGCATCAGAAAGAGTTGCCCATGCAGGGAATATTGCACCGGTAATTGATGCGATCTGCGGGCTTTGTGGGTACACCGAGAAAACATACCCGGAAAGGCCCTGGTCAGCAGAGTCAAGAGAGATTGTTGCAGTACTGCTCATCCCTATTCCTGATATTGAGGCGGGAGAGATGGTTATAGTAGATGCACTACTGAACGCAGAGCAAAAACCAGTAAGAAGCACAATTAATAACGCAAGGTACAATTTTTTCATCGGGAAGCCTCCTCAAACAATGCGGTAATATCCCCATAAT
This genomic window contains:
- a CDS encoding FAD-dependent oxidoreductase; amino-acid sequence: MPQVTVYSTQNCPYCRLAKAFLDRYGVEYRSIDVGVDRTAAKEMVEKSGQYGVPVITVDDEVIVGFDSNRLSELFGSSDESSVYDIIIAGAGPAGMTAALYCARKNLKTIVISEDIGGQALESWNIENYMGYRMITGDELMSKFEEQVRQTDIKIELDQISSLLPTTGGYLVKTASEKQFKGKSVILAQGKRPKRLGLEREEEFTGRGISVCATCDGPLFKERVVAIVGGGNSALQTAIEMSNIATTVHLIVRSKIRADAVYEEKIKNRSNIIIHLGSEVTEFKGTDRLSGIVINERSSGKSEELKVDGLFTEIGWIPNTSFLEGLVNLNYLKEIVIDINCRTNAPGIFAAGDVTAVLGKQIIIAAGEGAKAALSAFDYLMVNH